The Nitrospirota bacterium genome contains the following window.
AACTCAGGAAGCCCAACTCCGGCAAAGGGTTTTCCCTTTCCGGCAATTTTGGCCTGAGTAGGCCTGAATAGGCTGGAAAGCGGTGGGCGTGAGCACATTCCGAGCACAATTCGTTAGAATTCGCCTCCAAGACCCCTATACGCTGGAGACCGAACTTCGTTTCAGCCGCGGCGGCTCATTCTCTCGCTAGCCGCCGTCGGCTGCAAACGCTTGTTACCCCGCACCTGGTGCTGTCGCGTTAGGAAGACCGGGTGGGGACTGCAAGTCTCTCCAAAGTTCCTCTGCGCTGCCCGCCCGGAACGCGGCGTGTCGGCGGAGGGCCTTTTCTAGCGCGAAGTTCAGAGGAGGCGACAATTGCAGCGCCATCTCACGAGGACGGCCAGCGAGAATCTCCTCTCGGGTGAATCGGAGTTCCTTGCTGTGCGCAAGCTGTAGAAACAACAGGCCGAGGTGATAGATGTCGATTCGGTGGTCGAGCGGACCGTACTCCTCGGGATCGAGAGCCTCTGGTGGGCGCATCCACTCGGCCAGAGTATTCGCCGCGTCCAGTTCTCCAAACACCTTGCTGACACCCAAGTCGCCGAGCTTAAAGTTAATTGCCCCAGGATTCGCGGCACTCATTTCGTCTCGCGCAAACGCCGCGAAGACGTTGTTGAGGTGAATGTCCTGATGGGCATACTGGTTCACATGGAGATACTGGACTGCCTGTAAGAGACAACGGGCTATTGGCATGATCCAGACTGAGCCATCGAATTTGTCTAGGGTAAAGAGCTGAGTGAGTGGACAATAGCAGCGCTCCGTAACTATGTAAAAGGTGTCACGGTACTCAAAGGCATCGTACACATAGGTGATGTGGGGGTGCCGCA
Protein-coding sequences here:
- a CDS encoding protein kinase; this translates as AKPAVGRRSCQTFGCTKVKHVSNDQLPPVPPPVKSVIPPSPGEVITSLATGTTYTMGESIGEGSFGLVFGCTDRWRNDLAVKVMKPVRSYEEVQAATMAEVQRLLLLRHPHITYVYDAFEYRDTFYIVTERCYCPLTQLFTLDKFDGSVWIMPIARCLLQAVQYLHVNQYAHQDIHLNNVFAAFARDEMSAANPGAINFKLGDLGVSKVFGELDAANTLAEWMRPPEALDPEEYGPLDHRIDIYHLGLLFLQLAHSKELRFTREEILAGRPREMALQLSPPLNFALEKALRRHAAFRAGSAEELWRDLQSPPGLPNATAPGAG